From Desulfobacterales bacterium, the proteins below share one genomic window:
- a CDS encoding cytoplasmic protein: MLDKSRIIQDPLKLLGLDTDQTFQNGVYGAIYARAGVGKTALLVQLAINSLLQEKPVLHISLKDPVDKVDLWYKEVFQKITKIHGIHDANQLWDELLPYRFIMTFDQNVFTLGRLMDKVEDLRTQDIFSPRLIMIDGFSTEDANPEQLNDLRTFAQNNGVTVWFTIRGHRGESQTPAAFSAKFLDRYGELFDVILQLSPEKDQIQVKPLKKETANQPDIFLDPSTLLIRETRA; the protein is encoded by the coding sequence ATGCTAGATAAATCCCGCATTATTCAGGATCCGCTGAAGCTTCTCGGTCTGGATACCGATCAAACTTTCCAAAATGGCGTCTATGGGGCCATTTATGCCAGGGCCGGAGTGGGAAAAACCGCTTTACTGGTCCAGCTTGCCATCAACAGCCTGCTGCAGGAAAAACCGGTGCTCCACATCAGCCTCAAGGACCCGGTAGACAAGGTGGATCTCTGGTATAAAGAGGTTTTTCAGAAAATCACCAAAATCCATGGGATCCACGATGCCAATCAGCTTTGGGATGAGTTACTCCCCTATCGATTCATTATGACCTTCGACCAAAACGTATTTACTTTGGGCCGCCTGATGGATAAGGTAGAGGATTTGCGCACGCAGGATATCTTCTCCCCGCGCCTGATCATGATTGACGGATTTTCAACAGAGGACGCCAATCCGGAACAATTAAATGACCTGAGGACGTTTGCCCAAAACAATGGCGTCACCGTCTGGTTTACCATTCGCGGCCATCGGGGGGAATCCCAGACGCCGGCCGCTTTTTCGGCAAAATTCCTCGACCGGTACGGTGAACTTTTTGATGTCATCCTGCAGCTTTCTCCGGAGAAGGATCAGATCCAGGTCAAGCCCTTGAAAAAAGAAACCGCCAACCAGCCGGATATTTTCCTTGACCCGTCTACTCTGTTAATCCGGGAAACAAGGGCTTAA